Below is a genomic region from Rickettsiales bacterium.
CGGCTTTTACCAGCGACACCAGCTCAGGAGCTGCCTTATTCGCCTCAAATGCATGCCAAGGAATATCGTCAAGCGACCACGTTGCCATGTCTACCTCAAATTACCGATGCTAAAACAGGCATCGTAAGCAGGGCGCAGACAATGTCAACCTCAGAAACCTCAGTCAATCAGGATAAATCGAAGATTAAGCGGCAGGCATTCTGATCTTCCAGGCGATTCCCAGCCAGGACATGATCTTGATTACCCAGTAGCTTATATCGATCTGCCACCAGCGCAGGCCGTGCTTGGCCGAAACAGGGAAAGCATGGTGATTGTTATGCCAGCCTTCGCCAAGCGCCAGAATCCCGAACAGGAAGTTATTGCGGCTCTGGTCGGTGGTCTCGAACTCCCTGCCGCCCCACAGGTGACAGATGGAATTGATGCCCCAGGTCACGTGATGCACAAGAAATACTCTCGCCAGTCCGCCCCAGATAAAGCCTATGAATGCGCCATCCCATGAGCGGGTAATCAGCGCGCCGATTCCGGCGGGTACCAGCAGGCCAACCAGTGCCCATAGCGGGAAGAGGTCGCTTAAGGTACGCAGCAGTTTGCTGCGCTGGAGATCTTTTACATAGCGGTACAGTTCCGGAGGATCCGGTTCAAAAAACCAGCCGATATGGGCATGCCATGCGCCGCGTATCCAGTTGAGCAAGCCTTTGCCAGCGTTAACGGGTGAATGCGGATCGTCATCCAGATCGCTGTGCTGGTGATGCATGCGGTGCATCGCGACCCATTTCAGCATCGGTCCCTGCAGCGCCATCGATCCCAGAATGACGAAGATGGATTGGACGATGGGATGCGTTTCAAACGCGCGGTGGGTAAACAGGCGGTGGAAGCCAACCGTAATCCCCAGTACTGTCAGCACATACATGCTGACAAGCAGGGACAGATGCAGCCAGCCGAAGCCGTAATACCACAACGAAATAATGCCGACGATCATGCCGATAAACGGTATGACGACGACACCAAGCGTGCCGGTCATAACGCCATAATCTTGCCATAACGTCGGGGATTTTGGGGCTGGCCGGACTTCTTCCGGCACAGAAGAAAGAGAAGCAGTAAGTTCAGTCAATGTCGGTATCCTTCTAATGTTCTTCTAATAATACTCCTGTTTATAAAAACAATCAACGAGGCAATTATAGATAGTTACATAAAGGAAAAAAATTGTTGCAGTCAGTATACAGAAATACAAGCCGCTGAACGGTATGTAAATTCTGGTGTGCAGATGCATAATATTTCCGGCAATGCTTTGAAATAATCCCGTCATAATACGCCACTATGTCGGGCAACGCGTTTGACGGCTTGATGGGGGCGTGTTATGCAAGGCAGATTAATATGCGGTATACGATATGATGATGAGAAACGGCAGGACGCTGTCGCTGCTTACAGTTCTGCTGTTGAGTGCACCCTTAGTGGCATGGCCGGCGCAACATTCGCTTAGCGACCGCGAACTGGAAGCAATGGCAGGCAGTAAATACGTATCAGGAGAGCTTCCGCTTGGCGACGGGCATTATGTGACGGATGTGCCGCGCAAGGGCTATATTTATTTGTGCCATCCGATGCGTGGTGGGGGGGGCGGTGCCCAGCACGTCGGAAGCTGGATCCACGGCAAAAGCTGGAACTTCAATCAGAAAATTGCGGTGCAGGGCAGGATGATGTGGCGTGAGGCGCAATTCAGCGACACGCTGAAGGATAGTTTGCGTGTGCTCACAGGCAACGGATTACCGATAGGCGCTACGACGGGAATCTTTCCCGTGCAGCCAGCCGACCCCGCTTATGCGTATGACCGCAATCCCAATCATATCCAGCAGCAGTCGCTGCAGGATACATTGCCGGTTAACCCCACTTATTCCGATACGCCTTACTGCATGGGCGGTGAGGCTGGGATCATGTTGAATGGCGTGCCACTCTTTAACGGATTTGATGCCGGTATGCGCGATGCTGCCGCGCATGAAATACAGGATTCCTGTAACGGACATCCCCAGCGCTCCGGCCAGTACCATTACCATAGCCTGAGTTCCTGTATCAGGGATGTCAGCGAACAGCGCGTCATCGGTTTTGCGCTGGATGGTTTTCCCATCACCGGCCCGGAAGTGTCACCCGGAAAATACCTGACCACGGATGATTTGGATGAATGTCACGGCATTACCAGCGAAATCGTTCTGGATGGTAAGAGAACCATGACCTATCACTATGTGATGACAATGGATTTTCCCTATTCGGTGAGCTGCTTCCGTGGTAAACCGTCGCGCACTGGTCCTGCGGACAGCGGACGAACAGAAGAAAGCCGCCCTCCGCAGCGAGAGGGGCAGGAGCATGGACATATGCCGCCGCCTGAGGCAGTGCAGGCATGCAATGGAAAAACACAAGGCGCAGAATGCGGTTTCATTTCGCCACGGAGAGATAAAATCGCCGGCCGGTGCGACACGCCGCCCGGAAGCGGCGTGCCAGCTTGCATCCCGGATCGTAGACCTTAGCGGGTGCTTTTAGTAATTGTGAGATGAATGGCGTTCGCCGTTGATTGGTGAGCGCTGCATTCATACCCCAAAGCGGAAAGGTTCAGGCCCTCAAACAGATTCTCGCCTGTTCCCAGGAACACCGGTGACATAGCGATGTGAAGGTTATCCACCAAGCCTGCACGCAGATACTGTTTCAGGGTGGAAACGCCGCCGCCGAGCCTGATGTCTTTGCCGTTTGCAGCCTCTTTCGCCTGTTTCAGCGCCGCTTCAATACCATCGGTGACAAAGTAGAAAGTCGTTCCACCTTCCATGACAATGGGAGCCCTGGGATAATGTGTGAGTACAAACACCGGGACATGGTAAGGAGGATTATCGCCCCACCAGCCTTTCCATTGATCATCCGGCCAAGCTTCTCTGACAGGACCAAACATGTTTCTGCCCAAGATCCAAGCTCCAATGTTGTCAAAGCTGCGTTCGGCAAAGTCATTATCCACGCCTGTTTCGCCACCTTCCTGACCAAACATGGTCCGAAAATATTTGGTTGTGACCATCCATTTATGCAGAGCCTCCCCATTGATTCCGAGTGGACTCTTAAGGCTTTGATCAGGGCCTGCGCCATAGCCATCTAACGAGATGGAGAAGCAGCGCACTATAAGTTTAGACATGGGTGAAACCTTTTCTGAAATAAGTATATGAAAATTTAGGCAACCTTGATTTCGCTGTCGCTGATCAGATAGACTTCCAGCTTGTCGAAAGAGCCCTTCCAGCCTTGCGTCATGCCGGTTCTTCCATTGCGGAAGGTTTCGATTTCTGCCGTCGTCGCATCGCCTACCACTTCCCACAGTACCGAAACGCGTGTCTGGTTAGGGGCTTCTTCTGCGAACAGGACGGTTGTGCGCATCGTTTCCGGCCATGTCGGCGCCATGGGATGACGTGCGACATTCTCATTCTCATCACTGAAGCGTTGAGTGTAAACAAGACGGTCAGGTCGCTTGATCTCCTGATAGCTTACATTGCCGTACATCGTCATCTTGCCGTCATTCGATGTCATGGCATAAAAGCTGTTGCCGCCTTCGCGGATATCAGCGCGGATAAACTGCATCGTAAATCCGGTCGGTGCAAGCCACTGAGTGAAATGATTCGGGTTCGTCCACATTTCGAACATGGTTTCCAGAGGAGCATCGAATGTGCGGTTGATAACAAAAATTTCCTGGCCTGAAGAGGATTTCTCCAGATATTCCGCAAGACGGTCCCAGGTGGAGTTGCCGCTGGCCTTCTTGATGATTTCCTTGGTCTCCTTGAGAGCTTCAGCGGAAGGCAGCGCCATGCACATGTCCATCGTGGTCTTGCCTTTCTTCTCGCTGAACAGCACCGTCACGCGGAACATGGGGGGCTGGTCTTCATTGCCGCCATGGTCGTAAACGAGCTTGGAATAAGGCTCCACTTCGAAATACTTTGTGCTGTTAGGATAGTTTATGCCGTCCGGCCCGTGCATGGTGTAGACCCAGCTTCCACCCGGGCGCAGGTCTTTGCTGTGAGTGGTAATCGTAAAACCGCGCGGGCCCCACCACTGTGCTGCCTGCTTCGGATCGGTCCATGCGTCCCATACGGCTTTAACGGGCGCGTCATAGACACGTGTGATCCTGAGTTCATTTGGATTTTGGTTTGCGGTCATGGTGAGTTCCTTTCTTGGTTGATGATGTTTTAGTCTGGTTAGTCGTCACAGTTTTCAGGTATTCACCGAGACGGTCGAAGCTTTCTTCCCAGAAGGCGCGGTATTGCTCCATCCAGTTAGTCGCATCTTTGAGCGGCGCCGCATTCAGTTTACAGGGACGCCACTGCGCTTCTTTGGTCTTGGTAATCAGCCCTGCCTTTTCCAGCACCTTCAGGTGCTTCGTGATCGCGGGCAGGCTCATATCCTGCAAGAAAGGCTTTGCCAGTTCGGAAACGCTGGCTTCCCCTTTGGAAAGACTTGCAAGCATGGCCCGTCTCGTCGGGTCGGCAAGGGCGGAAAATACCTGGCTCAGATGGTCCTGCATATTTAACCGTTAGATTAATTAACTGATTGGTTAAATATAAGTCGAAACGCTCTTGCTGTCAATACGGAAATGGCAGATGCCGTAAGGGCTCTTAAAGCAATGATAATTGCACGTCCTGACGCTTGAAGTGAGCGGTGGAAAGAATGGAAGAGCGTTTATCCAGCCCGTTGGCTTTCCGGGCCTGTGCAAACATCTGCGCGATATGATCGGCATACGTACCTTCGCCTTTCATACGGCTGCCGAAATCGGAATCGTAAAGTTCGCCGCCGCGCACATCGCGTATGCGGTTAAGCACTTTTTCCTTCCGCATCGGATAATGTTCTTCCAGCCATTTCTGGAATAAATCCTTTACGCTGTGGGGCAGCCTGAGCATAACATAATGCGCCGAGCGCGCACCGGCATCGGCAGCGCTTTTGAGAAGCGTTGGAATTTCATGTTCTGTGAGACCGGGAACGATGGGGGCCATATTAACGCTCACCGGAATGCCAGCCGCGCTTAACTCTTCGATCGCCTGCAGTCGCCGCTTGGGTTGGGAAGCGCGTGGCTCCATCTTGCGTGCAAGTTCGCTGTCCAGCGTCGTAATGGAGATAACGACATGAATGGCGTCATAAGAAGCAAGCTCTTTCAGGACGTCGATATCACGTGTGACGAGATGATTCTTCGTAATGATCGCAGCCGGGTTCCGAAACTCCGCCAGCACCTGCAGGCAGCTTCGCGTAAGTTCCATTTTTCGTTCCAGCGGCTGATAACAATCCGTTACGCCGCTGAGTATAATAGGCTGTGGTTTCCAGCTTTTCTTGCGCAGCTCTGCGCGCAGCAAGGCAGGCGCTTCCGTTTTGACAAATAGCTTGCTCTCGAAATCGAGCCCGGCGGAGAGGCTGAAATATTCATGCGTCGGCCGCGCATAGCAGTAGATGCAGCCATGCTCGCAGCCGCGATAAGGATTCAGTGAAACCGAGAACCCCACATCAGGGCTGTCGTTACGTGCAAGGATGGAGCGCGACGCATCTCGGAAAACCTGAGTTTCTACCTGCTGCGCGTCCTCCTCTTCGTAAACAACCTCAATCCGCTCAAAACGCCCTTTGGCAAGCTCGCCGGTGCCGCGTCCTTTCACATTCTTACGTGCCGCCTGGAACGTATCGTCCATATATTTTCTCCTGCAGTATTAGGGGGAATTATGATTAATGTACACTAATCATAATCAAAATACTACACGAAAATTCGAAGAGTTATTAACGCTGCATTCGTGGGCTGGTAGGTGATTGGAGCGACCGGTACGCATCGTATAAAGGTTTCGCCGTACAGGCTTCCGTGAACATATCCAGCGCCTGTCCTCTGTGGGATTGCAGTGTGAATAGATTCGCCATCCAGATATGACGCTCGCGAAACATGGTAAACATAGACTTCACATAAGCTTCCGTAAAAGTGGGGCTGTATTGCTGATCATTAGCTTGGTTGATGGTGAAATTATATTCGCTGTCCGCGATGCGGATCTGAGATGCCAAAGGAATACCCGCCGGATCATTCACTCCGGCAAAGGTCTGGTCAATCACCCGATGAAGATTATCATAAAAGATGCCCCACCCATTTACGGCGCTCTGCATAGCCGCGACACTAGCATTCTGCTGTTCAGTCAGGTAAGTGTGCGTGCTGATGAAATCGGGAATATAATCTCGGTTGCCGGATTGCTGATAGGCAAGCTTTACCGAATCCAGAAAATTCTTAATCCAGCCTATATCTTCCGGATAACTGTTAGCGAGAGCAGGGCCGCCTATATAGATTTCAAACCCCAGGGAGCGGGCGTAGGCTTTAAGCTGCGGTACCGTCTGCTCCCAGTAACGTGCGTAGGTAATACCGTCCCACTTGCAATAATTGTCGGGCTCGTTGGCAAATTCATAAAGCTGCACTCTGCTGCCTGCAACCTGGATAATGTTCTTGAGCCACTCCAGATTCCAGGCGTTAGGTGCACCGTTACATTGTTTATCCCAGATGGGCGGCAGCTTAATAATAGGGTAAGCGCCCACAGCACGCATGCCGTCAATGGCGTGGCTGAAGCGCGTAACCGCTTCTCGTGTATCCAATTTTGTCCAGTTGCCGAAACGTATGACGCGAATCCCCGCATCTTTTATCTTATGACGGCAAGCTGGGAGGGTGATTGCAGTGCCGCCGTCCGTATCCCATGCGCCGATTTCAGAGCCGTAAATAAAATCCGTTCGGCTGAAAACGGAGCGGTCAAGCAGCGGCAGCATATCGGCTTGTGCAGGCAGAAGGAAAGCCAGAAGCATAATCGCCGTTGTAAAAACACAGGACGCAAAGGTCATTTTCATTATTGAAACCGGAATGAAAGGGCGCAATTAGGTTTGGTGGCATTCTGTTTCAGCGAATAGGTCTGAACACCTGCTACGTTATTATTGTCATAGCAGTTCGTGGTAGCATAAGCCGTAGCCGTCGTAGAGGTCAGGCAATCGCCCGTGCCGCCGTTTGCACCCTGATTGCCCGCGCCAGCCGCCCAAATGCTGTTGGAAGTGGAAATGTTTCCATTCAGGTAACAGGCGGTAACTGAGCCGGATTGCGGCATGCCGTCATCCGTTTTCTTATCGATATTATAGGCTTGTACCACCGAGAGGCCCGGATCGGTGCCGCCCACCAGAAACCACCCGACATTGGAGGCGGACGAAATACCGAAATAATTCGTGCCGGAAGTGCTGTAAGTATAAACGAATATAGAGGAAGCAAGCTTGGAAGCGGGAAGAACGGCAGGATAATAAATGGCAGTATTGGTAGTTTCGCTGGGAGCAGCTCCGCCTGAAGCACTAAAGCCATCCACAAGGCTGGCGTAATTCAGATCCTGCCAGAAGACGAGCGTTTCACCGCATCCTTCTTCAATGCCCAGATTGCTTCCGGCGGTATTATTGCAGTTCCCTTCCAGTATGCCGTTGCCATCGCCTTCACCTGCCAGACTTCCGCGGGCGATGGGAAAACCGAAATTGCTGGCGGCGGGATTAGGAATATCGCCTGGAAGATATCCATATTTGTTTTGGAATGTGCGGACAGCGGTATGGTATTTTTCGATCTGGGAAATCTGTGCGCGTATCGCAGCGGCATCGATAAGATCCCTGCCTGTCAGAATACCTCCGACGATCAGCCCGACAATGACCAGGACGATACTCAGTTCGATAAGCGTAAAACCTTGCGTTGTGCCCCGGCGGGCGGAAGAGTACATGTAATGCAGGTATGGCTCTGTTTTTGTCCCACAATTGTACAGATAACAATCTGTCTTTTCAATAAGAATCAGAATTATTCTTAAGATTTTATAATTTTTTAATTCATTCCCGGCAAAGCTGACTCGTTATTTTATCGAATATTTTAAATAATAGAATCAGGATCGAATCTCAGGCGTAAGAACAGATAAATCATAAGAAATCTGGATGCAGACAGTTTTCTAACGCCTTTTTTAAAAGTGGAGTTATAATGCATCAACAATTTATGAAAAACATGCGGATACATGACCGCAGGCAGGCAGGTCTGGAACTTGCTAACCGTCTGGCCGCGCATGCCTATGAATCTGAGACGCTGGTGTTAGCACTACCGCGTGGCGGTGTGCCGGTCGCCTTTGAGATTGCCAGAAAATTGCACCTTCCGATGGACGTATTCCTGGTTCGAAAACTCGGCTTGCCGGGCCACGAAGAACTTGCCATCGGCGCTATTGCGGACGGAGGAATGCGCGTATTAAACGAGGATGTACTTTCTTATCTACCGGTGGATAAAGTCGTTATTGATTATATCGCGGCCAAGGAAGAACAGGAGCTCGAACGTCGCCGCCGGACATACCGCGACGATAAGCCATTTCCTGCCGTGACAGGTAAACAGATTATTCTGGTGGATGACGGACTCGCCACCGGTTCCACCATGCGTGCTGCCCTAAAAGCATTAAAGAGGATGAAACCCGGACGCATTATCGTAGCTGTTCCCGTAGCGCCTGAAAGTGCGCTTGCCGATTTGCCGGGAGCGGATGAAACAATATGCCTGATGATGCCGGAGCCTTTTTATAGCGTTGGTGTCTGGTATGAGCAGTTCGATCAGACGAGCGATCAGGAGGTTCTGCGCTCGCTGCATGAAGCAGAGCGATTTATACCGTCGGAGGCAGCATGAATGAGGACCGGATAGCCGCCGAACTGGATCGTTATGCAACACGCCTCACCGGCGGCACGGATGACTATGACGAAATTATCAGCATGGCGAAGAACGCACGTTTCGTGCTGATCGGGGAAGAAAGCCACGGAACCCATGAATTTTACAATATACGCGCCGCTATTACGCAGCGCCTCATCACAGAACTTGGATTTACAGCCGTAGCAGTGGAAGCGGACTGGCCCGATGCTTATCGGATTAACCGATATGTGCGCGGCGATACTACTATCGATAACGCAGAGGATGCCTTAAGCGATTTCAAACGTTTTCCGCAATGGATGTGGTGCAATACCGAGGTAAGGAATTTCATCAACTGGCTTTATGATTATAACCATCTGACCAATAGCGATGTGCCGCAGGTAGGTTTTTACGGGCTTGATCTGTATAGCCTGAATAATTCCACCGAAGCGGTAATCCGCTATCTGGAAAAGATTGATCCGGAAGCGGCCAAACGCGCAAAGAACCGGTATGGTTGCTTTGACGCCTATGGCAACGACCCGCAAGTCTACGGTTATGCTACGGCACTTGGCGTCGATGAAAACTGCGAACGTAAAATCATTGAACAACTGCGGGAATTACAGGAAAATACGTTCAAGTATATGCAGCGAGACGGTGCGCTGGCAGGGGAAGAATTTTTCTCCGCCGAACAAAATGCCAGGGTAGTGGCAGATGCGGAGAATTATTACCGTGCACTGTTTAAAGGCAGGCCCAGCAGCTGGAATATTCGCGATACGCATATGGCTGATACGTTGGATAAACTGGCGGAATATCTTACCAAGCGGCATGGAAAACCAGCGAAAATCGTGGTCTGGGCGCATAATTCGCATATAGGCGATGCCAGCGCAACGGATGCCGGTAAGCGCGGTGAAACCAATATCGGGCAATTAACGCGTGAACGCCATGCCGCAGAAACATTGCTGATCGGATTCTCCACTTATAACGGCACAGTTACCGCTTCATCCGATTGGGACGAACCCGAAGAGCATAAGCGCGTGCGCAATGCATTACCGGGCAGTGTGGAAGAATTGTTCCACCGCGTAGAGGTGGATAATTTCCTGCTCGACCTGCGCGCCAATACCGAGGTAAGGAAATTGCTAAGTGAGCCACGGTTGCAGCGCTTTATCGGCGTCATTTACCGCCCGGATACGGAGCGCTGGAGCCATTATTACAACGTAACCCTCCCGCGTGAATTCGACTGTATTATTCATCTCGATCACACTAAAGCGCTTCACCCGCTGACGCCCGGCCATTTATGGAAAAATGTGCCGTACGCAGCGGAGGAGACCTATCCCACAGGGTTGTAAATATGCCGGGAAACAAATAGCCGGCAAACAATCAATACTAATGGCTTCCAAAATACGAACGGGCTTCCTCCGCAGTGATTCGGAAGAAGCCCGTATGCATATGAACACCAGTTCCTATGCGTCCTGTGTTACGCGTTTGGTCTTGCCTGCTCCCGGTCCTGCTCCGAGGTCCGCGCCGGTGGTCGGGTTGCGCGAGGGATCGGAAAGCGTGCGCGCTTTAAGCTGTTCTTCCAGCTTCCGTTCATTTCCGCTGAGTTTTGCGCTGGCAGTTCCATCCCCGCCATCGACCGCCATCTGCTCTTCGGGATCATCGATAAATTCCCACTGATCGCCCTCATTCCATGGACCGCGCATATCGCCTTCACCTTGCGACATGTTGTAATATTTATTGGTAAACTCGGGCATTCCCGGCCTCTTGCCCGGCGGGAAATTAGGCTGCATGGCATAAAGCGCTTTCTCAAAGGATTTTTGATGTGCTATTTCACGCGTCATAAGGAAACCGAGCGCGTCTTTGACTCCCGGATCGTCACAGAGATTCATAAGCCGTTCATAGATAATCTTCGCGCGAGCCTCAGCCGCGATATTGGAGCGGAAATCTGCTGCAGGTTCAGCGCGCGAATCCACATAAGCCGCAGTCCAGGGCACACCTGCGGAGTTAGTAAGCGCTACGCCGCCGCCATAAAGCAGTGCCGTTGTGTGGCTATCCGTGCCTCCGGTAATATCGGCCATGAGCTCTGCGGCTTCCATGCCTTCAGCCATTTTGCCTTTAACGCCTTTGTTCAGCATGACGACCAGACTGCCCACAACTTCCAGATGGCTTAATTCTTCCGTGGCAATATCCAGCAGCATGTCTTTTCGGCCTGCATCGCCCTCTGCCAGTCCCTGGCTGAAATAGCGCATAGCGGCAGCAAGCTCGCCGTCCGGCCCGCCGAATTGTTCGAGAATAAGATTCGCCATGCGCGGATCGGTTCTATCGACTCGTACAGTGTACATAAGACGTTTATTATGCATGAACATAAAATGCTCCTTCGGTAAGTAAGAAATGGTACTGAAAGGCTGCAAGCGGCAGCAGGCTTCTATCGTGAGAAGGCAGCCGGGAAAGCGGCTGTGAAGTCTCTATAAGCACACCATGATAACGATAAAAATTCGATGCGGGCAAAGCTCGCTTCCGGTAAAGTAATTCAGTACGTTTGCGACGATTCTACATAAAAAATTATGCAGTAGTTTCTGTCCATCATCGTTTCTTTATTTCCGCGTTCCTACCTTGTTAAATTGCCAACGGTCATTCGTAAAAAGGCGTAAGACATGCAATCCGATACGATAAGTTCCAACGCTATTTCCGAAAGTCCTGATTTCATTGAAATACGCAGGATTGTACCGGTTCATGCCGGTGCAGGAGTGATTACGCGAATTAAGCGATATGCCGGAGTGGGGTTCCTCATTGCTGTGGGTTATATGGACCCGGGGAACTGGGCAACCGATATCGAAGCAGGCTCACGTTTCGGCTATAACCTCATTGGAGTCGTTTTTCTCTCCGGCCTGATCGCCATGCTGATGCAGACGCTTTGTGTGCGGCTGGGAGTGGCATCGGGCAAGGATCTGGCGCAGTTATGCAGAGAGCGTTTTCCCGCCAAAGTGAATAAGACGCTGTGGGTTTTAGCCCAGACCGCAATCATTGCCTGCGATTTTGCAGAAGTGCTGGGGACGGCTCTGGCCATAAAACTGCTTTTCGGATTGCCTTTGACGGTAGGAATCCTGATTGCCGGATGCGATATATTCATCCTGCTCTATCTGCAGGGAAAAAATATGCTTCGTATCGAGCATATTGTTTTGCTGCTGGTGATGGTCATTAGCGTCGCGTTCGCCGCTGAAATAGTGTTCAGCAAGCCGGACTGGAGCAAAGTCGCGAGTGGGTTTCTGCCTTCTGCTGAAACATGGAAGAGCCCGCAAGCCTGGTATATTGCAATCGGCATATTAGGTGCCACCGTTATGCCGCATAACCTTTATCTGCATTCCTATGCGGTCAGGAGCAGGGAAGTGAAACAGGGACTGACGGCAAAAACAGATACGATCAGACTGCTGATACTGGATACGATTATAACGCTGGGACTGGCATGCTTTGTGAATGCCAGCATTCTGCTCGTCACTGCCAGCGCTTTCCATTTTACAGGCCATAGCGACATCGTAGAAATTCAGGACGCATACCGTATGCTTTCACCTGTACTCGGCGCAGCAATGGCAAGCGGTATATTTGCACTGGCATTGTTTGCGTCCGGGCAGAGCTCGACACTGACAGGCACATTGGCAGGCCAGGTGATTATGCGGGGATTTCTCAATTTGCGGATTCCCGCCTGGAAACAGCGCTTCTATACGCGAATGATGGCGGTGCTTCCGGCGTGGATATGTATTGCGATAATGGGGGAAGGAAGCGTAGGAAAGTTGCTTGTCTTCAGCCAGGTCGTACTGAGCATGCAGCTTCCTTTTGCGATTATCCCGTTGCTGCTGTTCAATACGGATCGCAGCATCGTGGGGAACTGGGCGATGTCAGGAATGTTGCGCACCGTTAGCTGGTGCACAGGTTTAGGTATCGCAGCCGCCAATCTTTTTCTCATTGCCAGTGTGCTATAGTTTTTACCGCATTTTAATACTTCCAGCCTGAATCTGTATCGGAATTACATCGAACTCCTCTTAACGTCGGGATGGCTGTGAATGCAGCCAATGTATTTTCTCATTATTCAAAAAGGAGGAAGTTATGTCTAACAATCAGTCTCAGGGTGGCAATCGCCAGGGCAGCAATCTTTCAGGCGCTGCAGAAAAGATGCGCAGCGGCAATCCGCGGGAACGCAGCGAAGGCGCACAGGAAATGGGCCAGAAGGGCGGCCAGAGCCACAAGAATAACAACAATTCTTCCGGCAACCGCTAAGTAGCGCATGGGGCAGCTCAATCAGCTGCCCCAAACACATAAAGGGCTAAGGAGAACGATCATGGCCAATGAAGATGAAAATGCAAAGAATCGCCATTGGAAAACACCGATGGACATGCATCACGTAGAGCCAAAAGATTACAGCAAGGCAATCGACAGTGCCAATGGTTCTGCAAGCCGCGATGCAAAGCACTGGTCTAAGAATGAACTCCCGTAAGCACACCAAGCGGCAGGCGCATAAGATCCATATCCATATCCATAAACGATTCTTCCGTCTTGCCCCTGAGAGGAAGCAGTGAGTTAGCCTGCAGCATAGAGAGACATGCCACAAGCGCTACCAAATGGTAGTACGGAATCCTGCCGCATGACCACCGGATTCACGGTTGAACCCTAATATGACCCCGCCACCATTGTCAGAAGAAGCCGCAGTGCGATATCCTGCCAGGTAATATACGGTGACATAGTATTTCCGTTATTAAGGCTGTCCTTTGCCTCCGGAAGAGCCGTAAATCTGGCCGGTGGCATAACTTGCATCCGCCGCGGCAAGCTGGACGTAAATGGAAGCAAGCTCGGCAGGCTGGCCGGGACGCTTCATCGGCGTATCGCCTCCGAAATGCTTAACCTTGCCTTGCGTAGCGCCGCCGCTTATCTGCAAGGGAGTCCAGATCGGTCCCGGCGCAACACCATTGACGCGAATGCCTTTGGAAGCGAATTGCTTGGCCAGCGATTTGACATAGTTCATCGTGGCGGCTTTGGTCTGCGCGTAATCATAGAGATCGGCAGACGGATCATAAGCCTGTTCCGATGCCGTGGCGATAATGGCGGAGCCGGGCTGCAGATGGGGAAGGGCGGCCTTGATAATCCAGAACGGGGCGTAAATATTGGTTTTCATCGTCCAGTCG
It encodes:
- a CDS encoding acyl-CoA desaturase, translating into MTELTASLSSVPEEVRPAPKSPTLWQDYGVMTGTLGVVVIPFIGMIVGIISLWYYGFGWLHLSLLVSMYVLTVLGITVGFHRLFTHRAFETHPIVQSIFVILGSMALQGPMLKWVAMHRMHHQHSDLDDDPHSPVNAGKGLLNWIRGAWHAHIGWFFEPDPPELYRYVKDLQRSKLLRTLSDLFPLWALVGLLVPAGIGALITRSWDGAFIGFIWGGLARVFLVHHVTWGINSICHLWGGREFETTDQSRNNFLFGILALGEGWHNNHHAFPVSAKHGLRWWQIDISYWVIKIMSWLGIAWKIRMPAA
- a CDS encoding YHYH protein; the protein is MMMRNGRTLSLLTVLLLSAPLVAWPAQHSLSDRELEAMAGSKYVSGELPLGDGHYVTDVPRKGYIYLCHPMRGGGGGAQHVGSWIHGKSWNFNQKIAVQGRMMWREAQFSDTLKDSLRVLTGNGLPIGATTGIFPVQPADPAYAYDRNPNHIQQQSLQDTLPVNPTYSDTPYCMGGEAGIMLNGVPLFNGFDAGMRDAAAHEIQDSCNGHPQRSGQYHYHSLSSCIRDVSEQRVIGFALDGFPITGPEVSPGKYLTTDDLDECHGITSEIVLDGKRTMTYHYVMTMDFPYSVSCFRGKPSRTGPADSGRTEESRPPQREGQEHGHMPPPEAVQACNGKTQGAECGFISPRRDKIAGRCDTPPGSGVPACIPDRRP
- a CDS encoding dihydrofolate reductase family protein codes for the protein MSKLIVRCFSISLDGYGAGPDQSLKSPLGINGEALHKWMVTTKYFRTMFGQEGGETGVDNDFAERSFDNIGAWILGRNMFGPVREAWPDDQWKGWWGDNPPYHVPVFVLTHYPRAPIVMEGGTTFYFVTDGIEAALKQAKEAANGKDIRLGGGVSTLKQYLRAGLVDNLHIAMSPVFLGTGENLFEGLNLSALGYECSAHQSTANAIHLTITKSTR
- a CDS encoding SRPBCC family protein, with amino-acid sequence MTANQNPNELRITRVYDAPVKAVWDAWTDPKQAAQWWGPRGFTITTHSKDLRPGGSWVYTMHGPDGINYPNSTKYFEVEPYSKLVYDHGGNEDQPPMFRVTVLFSEKKGKTTMDMCMALPSAEALKETKEIIKKASGNSTWDRLAEYLEKSSSGQEIFVINRTFDAPLETMFEMWTNPNHFTQWLAPTGFTMQFIRADIREGGNSFYAMTSNDGKMTMYGNVSYQEIKRPDRLVYTQRFSDENENVARHPMAPTWPETMRTTVLFAEEAPNQTRVSVLWEVVGDATTAEIETFRNGRTGMTQGWKGSFDKLEVYLISDSEIKVA
- a CDS encoding metalloregulator ArsR/SmtB family transcription factor: MQDHLSQVFSALADPTRRAMLASLSKGEASVSELAKPFLQDMSLPAITKHLKVLEKAGLITKTKEAQWRPCKLNAAPLKDATNWMEQYRAFWEESFDRLGEYLKTVTTNQTKTSSTKKGTHHDRKPKSK
- a CDS encoding PA0069 family radical SAM protein, with product MDDTFQAARKNVKGRGTGELAKGRFERIEVVYEEEDAQQVETQVFRDASRSILARNDSPDVGFSVSLNPYRGCEHGCIYCYARPTHEYFSLSAGLDFESKLFVKTEAPALLRAELRKKSWKPQPIILSGVTDCYQPLERKMELTRSCLQVLAEFRNPAAIITKNHLVTRDIDVLKELASYDAIHVVISITTLDSELARKMEPRASQPKRRLQAIEELSAAGIPVSVNMAPIVPGLTEHEIPTLLKSAADAGARSAHYVMLRLPHSVKDLFQKWLEEHYPMRKEKVLNRIRDVRGGELYDSDFGSRMKGEGTYADHIAQMFAQARKANGLDKRSSILSTAHFKRQDVQLSLL